The following are from one region of the Methyloprofundus sedimenti genome:
- the urtB gene encoding urea ABC transporter permease subunit UrtB, which produces MKFNDSLGRIGLFFLLLIMPLVGFSQDVMLATEENSVLPTYTEALSAIKTSSLSQRGIAIEIFAKFTKNPQTVLILQALMDGKLMELKADGQIVIAENNDGRYAIFAAETQASLGSVEAAAIKKINLTNRLRRQLRSLIAQVQLNSDDVAIRLQAVKEMAKNPTSETLVLLTNLYEKETNPDIQETIGLVFALQDMDSPDQALRLAAIESLKYKTSLEALNRLKALDAQDAEGNYIEPDKEVRKLARSAVAKIESRLQLYATAETLFFGLSLGAVLVLAAIGLAITFGVMGVINMAHGELMMLGAYTTYVMQQIMPNDLGLALLLSVPASFMVSGIIGIGIERGIIRYLYGRPLETLLATFGVSLFLQQTVRSVFSPLNKSVSTPEFMSGSWQINDFLSFTWNRMYILIFCFMVFAMLLQILRRTRLGLEVRAVSQNRNMAKAMGIPTDRVDAMTFGLGSGVAGIAGVALSQITNVGPNLGQAYIVDSFMVVVFGGVGNLWGTLVAGFTLGIANKVLEPYAGAVLAKILVLVFIILFIQKKPRGLFPQKGRAAES; this is translated from the coding sequence ATGAAATTTAATGACTCACTAGGACGCATAGGATTGTTTTTTTTGCTGTTAATAATGCCGCTTGTGGGTTTTTCTCAAGACGTAATGTTAGCAACAGAAGAAAATAGCGTATTACCCACATACACCGAGGCATTGTCTGCCATAAAGACCTCATCTCTGTCGCAGCGCGGCATAGCCATCGAAATATTTGCTAAATTTACCAAAAATCCGCAAACAGTTCTTATTTTACAAGCTTTAATGGATGGTAAACTCATGGAATTGAAGGCCGATGGTCAGATAGTGATTGCTGAAAATAATGATGGGCGTTATGCGATTTTTGCCGCTGAAACACAGGCTAGTTTAGGTAGTGTTGAAGCTGCAGCGATAAAAAAAATCAACCTGACTAACCGTTTACGAAGGCAATTAAGGTCATTAATCGCACAAGTGCAATTGAATTCGGATGATGTCGCTATCAGGTTGCAAGCGGTTAAAGAAATGGCTAAAAACCCAACGAGTGAAACCTTGGTTTTATTAACAAACCTTTATGAGAAGGAGACAAATCCAGATATTCAGGAAACCATAGGACTGGTTTTCGCTTTACAGGATATGGATAGCCCTGATCAAGCATTACGTTTAGCTGCGATAGAATCATTAAAATATAAAACCAGCTTAGAAGCATTAAATCGCTTAAAAGCATTAGATGCGCAAGATGCTGAGGGTAATTATATTGAGCCGGATAAAGAGGTGCGCAAATTAGCGCGCTCTGCGGTTGCTAAAATAGAGTCTCGCCTGCAATTATATGCTACTGCAGAAACTTTATTTTTTGGCTTGAGTTTAGGCGCAGTATTAGTCTTGGCCGCCATTGGCCTGGCTATTACTTTTGGGGTGATGGGCGTGATCAATATGGCACATGGCGAGTTGATGATGTTAGGCGCTTATACCACCTATGTTATGCAACAGATTATGCCTAATGATCTGGGTTTGGCTTTGCTATTATCGGTGCCAGCTTCGTTTATGGTGTCTGGAATTATTGGTATCGGTATTGAGCGAGGCATCATTCGCTATCTTTATGGTCGTCCCCTGGAAACTTTATTGGCGACGTTTGGGGTGAGCTTATTTTTACAGCAAACCGTTCGTTCTGTTTTTTCGCCCTTAAACAAAAGTGTCTCTACCCCTGAGTTTATGAGTGGTTCCTGGCAAATAAATGACTTTTTATCCTTTACCTGGAATCGCATGTACATTTTGATTTTCTGTTTTATGGTATTTGCTATGCTGCTGCAGATTCTTAGACGTACGCGCTTAGGCCTGGAAGTAAGAGCGGTATCGCAGAATCGTAATATGGCTAAAGCGATGGGGATTCCTACTGATCGTGTGGATGCCATGACCTTTGGTCTGGGTTCTGGAGTAGCCGGGATTGCAGGCGTTGCATTGAGCCAAATTACTAATGTCGGGCCAAATCTTGGTCAGGCTTATATTGTTGATTCTTTCATGGTGGTGGTATTTGGCGGAGTTGGCAACCTGTGGGGAACTTTGGTTGCTGGCTTCACGCTGGGTATAGCCAATAAAGTCCTGGAACCGTATGCTGGTGCCGTCTTAGCGAAGATATTGGTCCTGGTCTTCATCATATTATTTATACAAAAAAAGCCGCGTGGATTATTTCCACAAAAAGGCCGAGCAGCGGAGTCCTAA
- the ureE gene encoding urease accessory protein UreE, which produces MVFKLTGWAPSATVADDVLTLPFELRQKSRLSAVTDKGEQVALFLERGKILRSGMVLTGIDEFKVLINAAPEPVSVMRCDDPLQLARACYHLGNRHISVQILRGELRYLSDHVLDHMLEGLGFDITQDILPFEPEAGAYHGHGHGH; this is translated from the coding sequence ATGGTCTTTAAACTAACCGGTTGGGCACCTTCTGCAACGGTAGCCGACGATGTTTTAACCTTGCCTTTTGAGTTGCGCCAAAAAAGCCGGTTATCGGCAGTAACGGATAAGGGGGAACAAGTTGCGCTATTTTTAGAGCGTGGAAAAATATTACGTTCAGGCATGGTGTTAACGGGTATTGATGAATTTAAAGTGCTTATAAATGCCGCACCAGAGCCTGTTTCAGTGATGCGCTGTGATGATCCTTTACAGCTCGCGCGGGCTTGTTATCATCTGGGTAATCGGCATATTTCGGTGCAAATTCTCAGGGGTGAATTGCGTTATCTTAGTGATCATGTCCTGGATCATATGCTTGAAGGTTTAGGGTTTGACATAACACAGGATATCTTGCCCTTTGAGCCAGAGGCGGGTGCTTATCATGGTCACGGGCATGGACACTGA
- a CDS encoding urease subunit beta: MIPGEMQIEAGDIELNVGRAVLNINVANSGDRPIQVGSHYHFYETNPALEFDREKTRGFRPDIPAGTAIRFEPGQDRVIQLVAFAGKRHIYGFRQEIMGALEDRA; encoded by the coding sequence ATGATTCCTGGAGAAATGCAGATAGAAGCGGGTGATATTGAGCTTAATGTTGGGCGCGCCGTACTTAATATCAATGTCGCTAACAGTGGCGACCGCCCTATACAAGTAGGCTCGCATTATCATTTTTATGAAACTAATCCGGCGCTTGAATTTGACCGAGAAAAAACCCGCGGTTTTAGACCCGATATTCCTGCGGGTACAGCGATACGCTTTGAGCCAGGACAAGACCGTGTTATTCAATTAGTGGCGTTTGCAGGCAAGCGGCATATTTACGGTTTTCGTCAGGAAATTATGGGCGCGCTGGAGGACCGGGCATGA
- the ureC gene encoding urease subunit alpha, with protein MSKMSRQAYADMFGPTVGDRVRLADSELFLEVERDLTVYGDEVKFGGGKVIRDGMGQSQCDSSTAMDLVITNALIVDHWGIIKADVGIKEGRIARIGKAGNPDTQAGVDIIIGPGTEIIAGEGKILTAGGIDAHIHFVCPQQIEEALMSGVTTMLGGGTGPATGTNATTCTPGPWNLQRMLQSLDTFPMNFGLMGKGNGSLPGALEEQVKAGAMGLKLHEDWGTTPASIDCCLSVAERFDVQVAIHTDTLNESGFVEDTLAAFKGRTIHTFHTEGAGGGHAPDIIKACGEANVLPSSTNPTRPYTINTVDEHLDMLMVCHHLDPSIAEDVAFAESRIRRETIAAEDILHDLGAFSMIASDSQAMGRVGEVIIRTWQTAHKMKVQRGSLPEDSSRNDNFRIKRYIAKYTINPAISHGIAHEVGSIEIGKIADLVLWNPAFFGVKPDLILKGGMIAAAPMGDPNASIPTPQPVHYRPMFGAFGAACHATSMLFLSQVAVENGLPAQLGLCSKIGAVSGTRTIGKKDLIHNGYQPNIEVDAQTYTVRADGVLLTCEPATVLPFAQRYFLF; from the coding sequence ATGAGTAAAATGAGTCGTCAGGCTTATGCCGATATGTTTGGCCCTACGGTGGGCGATCGAGTGCGATTAGCAGATAGTGAATTATTTTTAGAAGTCGAAAGAGATTTGACCGTTTACGGTGATGAAGTCAAATTCGGTGGTGGTAAAGTGATTCGTGATGGTATGGGTCAAAGTCAGTGTGATTCAAGTACGGCGATGGATTTGGTGATTACCAATGCCTTGATTGTTGATCATTGGGGCATTATTAAAGCCGATGTCGGTATCAAAGAAGGGCGCATTGCACGGATTGGTAAAGCGGGTAATCCAGATACCCAGGCGGGTGTGGATATTATTATTGGCCCCGGTACGGAAATTATTGCCGGTGAAGGCAAGATTCTAACCGCCGGTGGTATAGACGCACATATTCACTTTGTCTGTCCGCAACAAATTGAAGAAGCCTTGATGTCTGGCGTGACCACGATGTTAGGCGGTGGCACTGGGCCAGCAACAGGCACGAATGCCACAACCTGTACACCGGGGCCGTGGAATCTACAGCGTATGTTGCAATCGCTGGATACTTTTCCGATGAACTTTGGCTTAATGGGTAAGGGCAATGGTAGTTTGCCGGGCGCTCTTGAGGAACAGGTGAAAGCGGGCGCAATGGGTCTTAAACTGCATGAAGATTGGGGTACAACACCGGCTTCAATTGATTGTTGCTTGTCTGTCGCTGAGCGTTTTGATGTGCAGGTGGCGATTCATACAGATACTTTGAATGAATCGGGCTTTGTCGAAGATACTTTGGCGGCCTTTAAAGGTCGCACAATTCATACTTTTCATACCGAAGGGGCGGGGGGGGGGCATGCACCAGATATTATTAAAGCCTGTGGTGAAGCCAATGTCTTGCCTTCATCGACCAATCCCACGCGTCCTTACACGATTAATACCGTAGACGAGCATTTGGATATGTTAATGGTTTGCCATCATCTTGATCCGAGTATTGCTGAAGATGTGGCCTTTGCCGAATCGCGTATTCGGCGTGAAACCATCGCTGCGGAAGATATTTTGCACGATTTAGGTGCCTTTTCGATGATCGCTTCAGATTCGCAGGCGATGGGGCGAGTTGGTGAAGTGATCATTCGTACCTGGCAAACTGCGCATAAAATGAAAGTGCAGCGCGGTAGTTTGCCTGAAGACAGTAGTCGCAATGATAATTTTCGCATTAAACGTTATATTGCCAAATACACGATTAACCCCGCCATTAGTCATGGCATTGCACATGAAGTCGGCTCAATTGAAATAGGTAAAATAGCCGATTTGGTTTTATGGAATCCTGCTTTTTTTGGCGTTAAACCTGACTTGATATTAAAAGGCGGTATGATCGCAGCTGCTCCGATGGGTGATCCAAACGCCTCAATTCCCACCCCGCAACCGGTACATTACCGGCCTATGTTTGGTGCCTTTGGTGCTGCCTGCCATGCCACGTCCATGTTGTTTTTATCGCAAGTTGCTGTCGAAAATGGCCTGCCAGCGCAATTAGGTTTGTGCTCAAAAATTGGTGCCGTGTCTGGTACGCGTACGATTGGTAAAAAGGATTTAATTCATAATGGTTATCAGCCAAACATCGAAGTGGATGCACAAACCTACACTGTGCGCGCTGATGGTGTCTTATTAACCTGTGAACCGGCAACAGTTCTGCCTTTCGCTCAACGCTATTTCTTATTCTAA
- the urtD gene encoding urea ABC transporter ATP-binding protein UrtD: MSDIKQKPLINRYQTYDFVTRGVIPGAIDASHGTVLYLDDVNVSFDGFKALNNLSLFIDDGELRCLIGPNGAGKTTLMDVITGKTRPDSGSVYFGQTLNLLEMDEPAIAQAGISRKFQKPSVFDNLTVFENLELAMKTDKGVWTTLFAQLNGEQLDNIGRVLETIGLAELYSQQAGVLSHGQKQWLEIGMLLIQEPRVMLVDEPVAGMTHQEIDKTAELLLSLRGKHSVVVVEHDMEFVRSIASKVTVLHEGSVLMEGTMDEVQNDPRVIQVYLGD, translated from the coding sequence ATGAGCGATATTAAGCAAAAACCCTTGATCAATAGATATCAGACCTATGATTTTGTTACCCGAGGCGTTATTCCTGGTGCTATTGATGCGTCGCATGGAACGGTGTTGTATTTAGACGATGTTAACGTTAGTTTTGACGGTTTTAAAGCCCTAAATAATTTATCACTGTTTATAGATGACGGTGAGTTGCGCTGTTTAATCGGCCCGAATGGCGCTGGTAAAACCACGCTGATGGATGTGATTACCGGAAAAACCAGGCCCGATAGTGGTTCAGTGTATTTTGGTCAGACCTTAAATTTATTGGAAATGGATGAGCCTGCGATTGCTCAGGCAGGTATCAGCCGAAAATTTCAAAAGCCGAGCGTATTTGATAATTTAACCGTTTTTGAAAATCTGGAACTGGCGATGAAAACTGATAAAGGCGTTTGGACAACATTATTTGCGCAACTGAATGGCGAGCAACTCGATAATATCGGCCGAGTATTAGAAACGATTGGCTTGGCGGAGCTTTATAGTCAGCAGGCAGGCGTTTTATCGCATGGACAAAAACAATGGCTGGAAATAGGCATGTTATTGATTCAAGAGCCACGGGTGATGCTGGTTGATGAGCCGGTAGCCGGTATGACCCATCAGGAAATAGATAAAACGGCTGAATTATTATTGTCTTTAAGGGGCAAGCATTCTGTTGTCGTCGTTGAACATGATATGGAATTCGTACGTTCAATAGCCAGTAAAGTCACGGTCTTACATGAAGGTTCGGTCTTAATGGAAGGGACTATGGATGAAGTACAGAACGACCCGCGCGTTATTCAAGTTTATTTGGGGGATTGA
- the urtC gene encoding urea ABC transporter permease subunit UrtC: MRLTFLENETESRLILIALATITLVIPLCNLIFPAESALYFSAYSISLIGKYLTFALLALSLDLVWGYCGILALGQGAFFALGGYAMGMYLMRQIGTRGVYGDPLLPDFMVFLSWKELPWYWLGFDHFAFALLMVVVVPGLLAFVFGWLAFRSRVTGVYLSIITQALTYALLLAFFRNEMGFGGNNGLTDFKDILGFNLQSDAVRACLLMTTGFALIAAFLACRWVVKTKLGRVVTALRDHESRVRFLGYRVEMFKLWIFVFSAVLAGIAGALYVPQVGIINPSEFSPLNSLEIVAWVAVGGRGSLYGAIIGAVMVNYGKTVLTGLLPEIWLFTLGAMFILVTVFLPEGLAGLWRRKRGVKPS, from the coding sequence ATGAGACTTACATTTCTTGAAAACGAAACAGAAAGTCGTTTAATTTTAATCGCACTGGCGACCATTACTTTGGTCATTCCGCTATGTAATTTAATTTTTCCGGCAGAGTCTGCATTGTATTTTTCTGCTTACAGTATCTCGCTGATTGGTAAATATTTAACCTTTGCTTTATTGGCGCTGTCTTTAGATTTAGTGTGGGGCTATTGTGGTATTCTGGCTTTAGGGCAAGGTGCGTTTTTTGCCCTGGGCGGTTATGCGATGGGTATGTATTTAATGCGCCAAATCGGTACGCGCGGGGTCTATGGTGATCCATTGTTGCCCGATTTTATGGTTTTTCTGAGCTGGAAAGAATTGCCCTGGTATTGGTTAGGGTTTGATCATTTCGCTTTTGCTTTGCTAATGGTTGTCGTGGTGCCGGGATTATTAGCGTTTGTTTTTGGTTGGTTGGCGTTCCGATCACGCGTGACGGGTGTGTACCTTTCCATTATTACTCAAGCATTAACTTATGCTTTATTACTGGCTTTTTTTCGCAACGAAATGGGTTTTGGCGGTAATAATGGCTTAACGGATTTTAAGGATATATTAGGCTTTAATTTACAGTCCGATGCAGTACGCGCTTGCTTATTGATGACGACAGGTTTTGCTTTGATCGCAGCGTTTCTTGCTTGTCGCTGGGTGGTGAAAACCAAATTAGGGCGTGTAGTAACCGCGTTAAGAGATCATGAATCGCGGGTGCGTTTTTTAGGCTATCGCGTGGAAATGTTTAAGTTATGGATATTTGTTTTTTCAGCTGTATTAGCCGGCATCGCAGGTGCGTTGTATGTTCCTCAGGTCGGCATTATTAATCCCAGTGAATTTTCACCTTTAAATTCATTGGAGATTGTCGCCTGGGTCGCTGTCGGTGGTCGCGGATCATTATATGGCGCGATTATCGGTGCGGTGATGGTTAATTACGGTAAAACTGTGTTGACTGGATTATTGCCTGAAATTTGGTTGTTTACGTTGGGGGCAATGTTTATTTTAGTGACGGTGTTTTTACCTGAAGGCTTAGCCGGACTGTGGCGTAGAAAAAGAGGAGTGAAGCCGTCATGA
- a CDS encoding HupE/UreJ family protein gives MNKQKISSYFSFLMFLGASFSVSAHNGTNASHGFSEGLIHPLSGFDHLLIMLAVGLWAASVGGRYLWLLPSVFLIAMAAGGAVGFIGVEVGGIETWVAFSVLALGIILSINQRMPTGIAIGLVAAFAWGHGYVHAAELSSGASVPAYLLGFLTTTTALLAIGMAAKLSGMLTQKALCTNFGALCSVVGAALLFGI, from the coding sequence ATGAATAAACAAAAAATTAGTAGCTACTTCAGCTTTTTGATGTTCCTTGGTGCTTCATTTTCAGTGTCTGCACACAACGGAACTAACGCGAGTCATGGCTTTAGTGAAGGGTTAATACACCCTTTATCGGGCTTTGATCATTTACTGATTATGCTGGCGGTCGGTTTGTGGGCTGCTAGCGTAGGTGGTCGATATTTATGGCTGTTACCCAGTGTTTTTCTGATTGCAATGGCAGCAGGAGGCGCGGTAGGTTTTATAGGTGTAGAGGTCGGTGGAATAGAAACCTGGGTGGCTTTTTCAGTACTGGCCTTAGGTATCATTTTGTCAATTAATCAACGCATGCCTACTGGTATTGCGATAGGCTTGGTTGCTGCATTTGCCTGGGGGCATGGTTATGTACATGCAGCTGAATTAAGCAGTGGTGCAAGTGTCCCTGCTTATTTACTCGGTTTTTTAACGACGACAACGGCCTTGCTTGCCATAGGCATGGCGGCAAAATTATCGGGGATGCTGACGCAAAAAGCATTATGCACTAATTTCGGGGCACTCTGTTCAGTGGTGGGTGCAGCTTTATTGTTTGGGATTTAA
- a CDS encoding ABC transporter ATP-binding protein: MLNISSLNQYYGGSHTLWDLELDVPEGECVCLMGRNGVGKTTLLKSIMGLVPVRGGSIMMQGQSIAGMKAEIRAELGIGFVPQGREIFSLLTVEENLKTGLRAASKLGIKKIPEHIYDMFPVLKQMRNRRGGDLSGGQQQQLAIGRALVLNPKLLILDEPTEGIQPNIVSDIGDVIMRLNRSKGIAPPKIAAAKAEVHEAIGRINRELGVTVLLVEQKLPFARKVATQFCIMERGRHVATGAMSELSDDLVKQYLTV; encoded by the coding sequence ATGTTAAATATTTCATCGTTAAATCAATATTATGGTGGTAGTCACACGCTTTGGGATCTGGAATTGGACGTGCCTGAGGGCGAATGTGTCTGTTTAATGGGGCGTAATGGCGTAGGTAAAACGACTTTATTAAAAAGCATTATGGGCCTGGTGCCAGTGCGCGGTGGTTCGATTATGATGCAGGGTCAATCGATTGCTGGAATGAAAGCAGAAATTCGTGCAGAATTAGGTATTGGTTTTGTGCCGCAAGGGCGAGAAATTTTTTCCTTGCTGACGGTCGAAGAGAATTTGAAAACAGGCTTACGTGCTGCGAGTAAGTTGGGTATTAAAAAAATACCAGAGCATATTTACGATATGTTTCCAGTCTTAAAACAAATGCGTAATCGTCGCGGCGGTGATTTATCCGGCGGTCAACAGCAACAATTGGCCATTGGTCGAGCTTTGGTGTTGAACCCGAAATTGTTGATTCTGGATGAGCCGACCGAAGGTATACAGCCCAATATAGTCAGTGACATAGGTGATGTTATTATGCGCTTGAATCGCTCTAAAGGCATTGCACCACCCAAAATAGCTGCAGCCAAAGCCGAAGTTCATGAGGCTATCGGCCGAATTAATAGGGAGCTAGGTGTTACGGTATTGCTAGTGGAGCAAAAATTACCCTTTGCGCGTAAAGTGGCAACGCAATTTTGCATTATGGAAAGAGGGCGACATGTTGCAACAGGGGCAATGTCCGAATTGAGTGATGATTTGGTGAAACAATATTTAACAGTGTAA
- a CDS encoding urease accessory protein UreF codes for MDTDLALLRLLQLVSPGLPIGVYSYSQGFESAVEESWVNNAQQAGEWIAGLLEQCLVQVDIPVAARLYDAWQVNDLELVEQWSMTLLACRETFELREEDRQTGQALARLLTDMQLDLAQPWIRQPITTLPTMFALAAVSWGIPKRAALAGYLWGWLENQVLCAVKLVPLGQVAGQRLLHDLAAKIPDLLEQSLQLSDDDIGGSVFGLALASSRHEMQYSRLFRS; via the coding sequence ATGGACACTGATTTAGCATTGCTGCGTTTACTACAATTGGTCAGTCCGGGTTTACCGATTGGGGTATACAGTTATTCGCAAGGTTTTGAAAGCGCTGTAGAGGAGTCCTGGGTCAATAATGCGCAACAAGCAGGTGAATGGATTGCAGGATTGCTGGAGCAGTGTTTGGTACAGGTAGATATTCCTGTGGCGGCGCGTTTATATGATGCCTGGCAGGTAAACGATCTTGAATTAGTGGAGCAATGGAGCATGACCTTACTTGCCTGTCGTGAAACTTTTGAGCTTCGAGAAGAAGACAGGCAGACAGGACAAGCCTTAGCCAGATTATTAACCGATATGCAGCTAGATCTTGCTCAGCCCTGGATCCGTCAACCTATTACGACTTTACCCACGATGTTTGCTTTGGCTGCGGTCAGTTGGGGTATTCCTAAACGTGCGGCATTGGCTGGCTATTTATGGGGCTGGTTGGAAAATCAAGTATTATGTGCAGTGAAATTGGTGCCCTTGGGACAGGTGGCAGGGCAACGCCTGTTGCATGATTTGGCGGCCAAAATCCCTGACCTTTTAGAGCAAAGCCTACAACTAAGTGATGATGATATTGGTGGTAGTGTGTTTGGATTGGCTTTAGCCAGTAGTCGACATGAAATGCAATATTCACGATTATTTCGTTCTTGA
- the ureA gene encoding urease subunit gamma — MQLTPREKDKLLIFTAGLLAERRKARGLKLNYPEAIAFISAAVLEGARDGQTVAELMEYGRTLLNREDVMEGIVEMIHDVQVEATFPDGTKLVTIHNPIE; from the coding sequence ATGCAACTCACTCCACGAGAAAAAGATAAATTATTGATTTTTACCGCTGGCTTACTGGCGGAAAGACGTAAGGCGCGTGGCCTTAAATTAAATTACCCTGAAGCGATTGCTTTTATTTCTGCCGCGGTATTAGAAGGCGCGCGTGATGGTCAAACGGTCGCTGAGTTAATGGAATATGGTCGCACTTTGCTCAATCGTGAAGATGTCATGGAGGGCATCGTTGAAATGATTCACGATGTGCAAGTAGAAGCGACTTTCCCTGATGGGACTAAGTTAGTCACCATTCATAATCCAATTGAATAG
- a CDS encoding urease accessory protein UreD, with the protein MTAEQDVAEISKLIVHKESEQQDWAAELHLGFVRKESKTLLAHRSYRGPLTVQRPFYPEGGLCHVYILHPPGGVVAGDKLLINVQVASAAEALLTTPAAGKFYRSEGKQAAQRVALNIEQGAVLEWLPQETIIYQGARLASTVKITLENDACFIAWEILAFGRPASGEGFECGEALLKWQIFRNGQALYLESMHLDAQAFNARWGLNRHSSCGTLFACPATPEHLDKVRVIIGDSSGRGVTLMDDLLICRASDDKTEAVRRFFENVRTEIRQDIVRCADHTPRIWAT; encoded by the coding sequence ATGACTGCTGAACAGGATGTTGCAGAAATAAGTAAATTAATAGTCCACAAAGAAAGTGAGCAACAAGACTGGGCCGCAGAGCTTCACTTGGGTTTTGTACGCAAAGAGAGCAAGACTTTATTGGCACATAGAAGCTATCGAGGTCCATTAACCGTACAACGCCCTTTTTATCCTGAAGGCGGTTTGTGCCATGTGTATATTTTACATCCACCGGGTGGTGTAGTTGCCGGTGATAAGTTGCTCATTAATGTACAGGTGGCAAGTGCTGCAGAAGCTTTGCTTACTACTCCAGCGGCGGGTAAATTTTACCGTAGTGAGGGTAAGCAAGCTGCACAAAGGGTCGCGTTAAACATAGAGCAGGGCGCGGTATTGGAGTGGCTGCCGCAGGAAACGATTATTTATCAAGGCGCGCGGCTCGCCTCAACGGTCAAGATAACATTAGAAAATGATGCGTGTTTTATCGCCTGGGAAATTTTAGCGTTTGGTAGACCTGCTTCAGGCGAAGGCTTTGAGTGTGGCGAAGCACTTTTGAAATGGCAGATTTTTCGTAATGGCCAGGCTTTATATTTAGAAAGCATGCATTTGGATGCACAGGCTTTTAATGCGCGTTGGGGATTGAATAGGCACTCCAGCTGTGGCACTCTATTTGCTTGTCCTGCTACGCCGGAACATTTAGATAAGGTTAGAGTGATCATTGGCGATAGTTCCGGGAGAGGCGTTACTTTAATGGATGATTTATTAATCTGTAGGGCGAGCGACGATAAAACCGAAGCCGTTCGGCGTTTTTTTGAAAACGTGCGTACTGAAATTCGACAAGATATAGTGCGTTGTGCAGATCATACACCGCGTATTTGGGCAACTTGA
- the ureG gene encoding urease accessory protein UreG — protein sequence MTAKQVLRIGVGGPVGSGKTALVEALCKAMSQDYQMAVVTNDIYTREDQEFLIRSQALPKERILGVETGGCPHTAIREDASMNLAAVEELCERFGNLDFVLVESGGDNLSATFSPELADLTIYVIDVSAGDKIPRKGGPGITRSDLLVINKIDLAPFVGASLEVMDCDAKKMRGARPFVFSNLKTGQGLDQIVDFILNKGMLDI from the coding sequence ATGACAGCAAAACAAGTGTTAAGAATTGGAGTGGGTGGCCCCGTTGGTTCAGGTAAGACGGCATTAGTAGAAGCTTTATGTAAAGCGATGAGCCAGGATTATCAAATGGCGGTAGTGACTAATGATATTTACACGCGGGAAGATCAAGAATTTTTAATTCGTAGTCAAGCCTTGCCCAAAGAGCGTATTTTAGGCGTGGAAACGGGCGGCTGCCCGCACACAGCGATACGCGAAGATGCGTCAATGAATTTAGCGGCTGTTGAAGAATTATGCGAGCGTTTTGGCAATCTGGATTTTGTTCTGGTGGAAAGTGGGGGTGATAATTTAAGTGCGACGTTTAGCCCAGAGCTGGCCGATTTAACTATTTATGTTATTGATGTCTCGGCAGGCGATAAAATTCCGCGTAAAGGCGGACCGGGCATTACCCGGTCTGATTTGCTCGTTATCAATAAAATCGATTTAGCACCTTTTGTCGGTGCATCGCTGGAAGTGATGGATTGCGATGCTAAAAAAATGCGCGGCGCGCGGCCTTTTGTGTTTAGTAATTTAAAAACAGGCCAAGGCCTGGATCAAATAGTGGATTTTATTCTTAATAAAGGTATGTTGGATATTTAG